From Deinococcus sp. HSC-46F16, the proteins below share one genomic window:
- a CDS encoding DUF1905 domain-containing protein yields MSQSDLPLPSTRLEFSGPLWFWRGPAPWYFVTVPAEQSGELKAASSLVTYGWGMLPVRVQIGETQWKTSLFPKDDLYVLPVRASVRQAEGLEEGDPVAVQLELA; encoded by the coding sequence GTGTCGCAGTCGGACCTTCCCCTGCCGTCCACTCGGCTGGAGTTCAGCGGCCCGCTGTGGTTCTGGCGGGGTCCGGCCCCCTGGTACTTCGTGACCGTTCCAGCGGAGCAGTCCGGCGAGTTGAAGGCCGCCTCCAGCCTCGTCACTTACGGCTGGGGCATGCTTCCGGTGCGGGTCCAGATCGGTGAAACCCAGTGGAAGACCTCGCTCTTTCCCAAGGACGACCTCTACGTCCTGCCCGTCCGGGCCAGTGTCCGGCAGGCCGAGGGGTTGGAGGAAGGCGACCCCGTGGCCGTACAACTGGAGCTGGCTTGA
- the accD gene encoding acetyl-CoA carboxylase, carboxyltransferase subunit beta — MALDRFFRRRRPQPQGGAELPDLWTQCPQCKEGVYNRDLELSAHVCPRCGHHLRLDAGRRLEVLLDGGSFRQLSGRVQPVDPLGFEDTEPYPARLARAQKKTGRPDAILTGTGTILGLPVTVAAMDFAFSGGSMGSVVGEEIARAAEHAAGAGTPLVLVAASGGARMQESALSLMQMAKTTVALEGLAERGLPYVSILSDPTTGGVTASFATVADVIVAEPGALIGFAGPRVIQQTIRQHLPEGFQRSEFLLEHGMVDAVVDRREHRAYLRSLLGVLTRQPAPEVGA, encoded by the coding sequence ATGGCGCTCGACCGTTTTTTCCGCAGACGCCGTCCCCAGCCGCAGGGCGGGGCGGAGTTGCCGGACCTGTGGACCCAGTGCCCCCAGTGCAAGGAGGGGGTTTACAACCGTGACCTCGAACTCAGCGCCCACGTCTGCCCGCGCTGCGGCCACCACCTGCGGCTCGACGCGGGGCGGCGGCTGGAGGTGCTGCTCGATGGGGGCAGCTTCCGGCAGCTCTCGGGCCGGGTGCAGCCTGTCGACCCCCTGGGCTTCGAGGACACCGAGCCCTACCCGGCGCGGCTGGCGCGGGCGCAGAAGAAGACGGGCCGCCCCGACGCGATCCTGACCGGGACCGGGACCATCCTGGGCCTGCCCGTGACGGTGGCTGCGATGGATTTCGCCTTTTCGGGCGGCAGCATGGGCAGCGTGGTGGGCGAGGAAATCGCGCGGGCCGCCGAGCACGCGGCGGGGGCCGGGACGCCCTTGGTCCTCGTCGCGGCGAGCGGCGGGGCGCGGATGCAGGAGAGTGCGCTGTCGCTGATGCAGATGGCGAAGACGACCGTGGCGCTCGAAGGCCTCGCCGAGCGCGGGCTGCCTTACGTTTCCATTCTGAGTGACCCCACGACCGGGGGCGTAACCGCCTCTTTCGCCACCGTCGCGGACGTGATCGTGGCCGAGCCGGGCGCATTGATCGGCTTCGCGGGGCCGCGCGTGATTCAGCAGACCATCCGCCAGCACCTCCCCGAGGGCTTCCAGCGCTCGGAATTCCTGCTGGAACACGGCATGGTGGACGCGGTCGTGGACCGCCGCGAGCACCGGGCCTACCTGCGCTCGCTGCTCGGCGTGCTGACCCGGCAGCCCGCCCCCGAGGTGGGCGCGTGA
- a CDS encoding (4Fe-4S)-binding protein has product MTQNPVPPDDLLRGKAYTEGEITVAYDAPRCTHVANCVRGLPAVFRPKERPWIQLWNEADAQRVAEVVRTCPTGALHYALHGAPPEAPAVPTTVMPVKDGPLVMRGDLVIQTPAGEVREVRAALCRCGASGNKPFCDGTHARIGWKSDQPGGQATPDQRGDGHPEEGQQADGARRD; this is encoded by the coding sequence ATGACCCAGAACCCGGTGCCCCCTGACGACCTGCTGCGCGGCAAGGCGTACACGGAGGGGGAGATCACCGTCGCCTACGACGCTCCCCGCTGCACCCACGTTGCCAACTGCGTGCGCGGTCTGCCCGCCGTCTTCCGGCCGAAGGAGCGGCCCTGGATTCAGCTCTGGAACGAGGCCGATGCCCAGCGCGTGGCCGAGGTCGTGCGGACGTGCCCGACCGGGGCGCTGCACTACGCGCTGCACGGGGCACCCCCCGAAGCCCCCGCCGTGCCCACCACCGTCATGCCCGTGAAGGACGGCCCCCTGGTGATGCGCGGCGACCTCGTGATCCAGACCCCGGCGGGTGAGGTGCGCGAGGTGCGGGCCGCCCTGTGCCGCTGCGGGGCGAGCGGCAACAAGCCCTTTTGCGACGGCACCCACGCCCGCATCGGCTGGAAGAGCGACCAGCCCGGCGGTCAGGCCACCCCCGACCAGCGCGGCGACGGCCACCCGGAAGAAGGCCAGCAGGCCGACGGGGCGCGGCGGGACTAA
- a CDS encoding LapA family protein, with amino-acid sequence MRTVVLIIIVVLAAIFAVLNRHALMFGHTLNLGFVTYTGVPLGLILLLAGLFLALLFFLWANVERLRGQADSARLLRDMEALRANLDAQEGSRFAQLQAYIDERFETLGQSVSRPALPAPGLAETNARLDALQRDLNLQLAQMDDYLKRRLK; translated from the coding sequence ATGCGGACGGTCGTCCTGATCATCATCGTCGTGCTCGCGGCCATCTTCGCGGTCCTCAACCGTCACGCGCTGATGTTCGGGCACACCCTGAACCTGGGCTTCGTGACCTACACGGGCGTGCCGCTGGGACTGATCCTGCTGCTCGCGGGCCTCTTTCTGGCGCTGCTGTTTTTCCTGTGGGCCAACGTCGAGCGGCTGCGCGGGCAGGCCGACAGCGCCCGGCTGCTGCGCGACATGGAGGCGCTGCGGGCCAACCTCGACGCGCAGGAGGGGAGCCGCTTCGCGCAGCTTCAGGCATATATCGACGAGCGGTTCGAAACGCTGGGCCAGAGCGTGAGCCGCCCGGCGCTGCCCGCCCCCGGCCTCGCGGAGACGAACGCCCGCCTCGACGCCCTGCAACGCGACCTGAACCTGCAACTCGCGCAGATGGACGATTACCTCAAGCGGCGACTGAAGTAA
- a CDS encoding ACT domain-containing protein → MTPPARPRLTLSVLGGAAPTEFAVAQLPPEAPLPPLGGGFFSLTRTAEELSLVCEVAHLPPGTRHQAGWAALRLHGPFDFGLTGILAAVLEPLRGAGVGIFALSTYDTDYVLVPAARLPDALAALRGAGHTVAD, encoded by the coding sequence ATGACTCCTCCGGCCCGCCCGCGCCTTACGCTCTCGGTCCTGGGAGGTGCCGCGCCCACCGAGTTCGCCGTCGCCCAACTTCCGCCGGAGGCCCCCCTGCCGCCGCTTGGGGGAGGGTTTTTCAGCCTGACGCGCACCGCCGAGGAACTGTCGCTGGTATGCGAGGTCGCGCACCTCCCGCCCGGCACTCGGCATCAGGCGGGGTGGGCCGCGCTGCGGCTGCACGGCCCCTTCGACTTCGGGCTGACAGGCATTCTGGCCGCCGTGCTGGAGCCGCTGCGCGGGGCCGGAGTGGGCATCTTCGCGCTGAGCACCTACGACACCGATTACGTGCTGGTCCCGGCGGCGCGGTTGCCGGACGCGCTGGCGGCGCTGCGGGGGGCGGGGCACACGGTCGCGGATTAG
- a CDS encoding DinB family protein — translation MTHTATATLVSPQEFLAHWQGHRALTRRVIEAFPEDHLFTFTAAPPMRPFGEMAWEIHQVSELTLNGLLTGAWPEPDWREGVSQDRAELLTAWDALSERLEREFPRVDLASFPQTHTLPWGQMTGWAAAIYTIDNEIHHRGQGYVYLRALGIEPPAFYER, via the coding sequence ATGACGCACACCGCGACCGCCACCCTCGTCTCGCCGCAGGAGTTTCTGGCCCACTGGCAGGGCCACCGCGCCCTGACCCGCCGGGTGATCGAGGCCTTCCCGGAAGATCACCTGTTCACCTTCACGGCTGCGCCGCCCATGCGGCCGTTCGGGGAGATGGCGTGGGAGATTCATCAGGTCAGCGAACTGACCCTGAATGGCCTGCTGACCGGCGCGTGGCCCGAACCCGACTGGCGGGAGGGCGTCTCCCAGGACCGCGCCGAACTGCTGACCGCCTGGGACGCCCTCTCTGAGCGGCTGGAGCGGGAATTTCCAAGAGTGGACCTCGCCTCTTTCCCGCAGACGCACACCCTCCCCTGGGGTCAGATGACCGGCTGGGCCGCCGCCATCTACACCATCGACAACGAGATTCACCACCGGGGCCAGGGCTACGTCTATCTGCGGGCGCTGGGGATTGAGCCGCCCGCCTTCTACGAGCGGTGA
- a CDS encoding DinB family protein, translating into MTELALLLDSFRRNGRVNEVLLNALTPADFDLSDGRGGWTVERHLRHMAGFRVGWLWNLSREHADPLLDHTQKDADGDPQWRWHGSPPTELAAAFAAGDEAAVNAVQAHLASGEPFADPWNEGGYRSSPAHFLQHTIVHDSHHRGQIMALLRLGGRTKEQMDALDDHWAIWRE; encoded by the coding sequence ATGACTGAACTCGCTCTCCTGCTCGACTCTTTCCGCCGCAACGGGCGCGTGAACGAGGTGCTGCTGAACGCCCTGACGCCCGCCGACTTCGACCTGTCCGACGGCCGGGGCGGTTGGACCGTGGAACGGCACCTGCGGCACATGGCGGGCTTCCGCGTCGGCTGGCTGTGGAACCTGTCGCGCGAACACGCGGACCCGCTGCTGGACCACACCCAAAAGGACGCCGACGGCGACCCCCAGTGGCGCTGGCATGGCAGCCCGCCCACCGAGCTGGCCGCCGCCTTCGCGGCAGGCGACGAGGCCGCCGTGAACGCCGTGCAGGCCCACCTCGCGTCGGGCGAGCCCTTCGCGGACCCCTGGAACGAGGGGGGCTACCGCTCCAGCCCCGCGCACTTTCTCCAGCACACCATCGTCCACGACAGCCACCACAGAGGCCAGATCATGGCCCTGCTGCGGCTGGGCGGCCGGACGAAGGAGCAGATGGACGCGCTGGACGACCATTGGGCAATCTGGCGGG
- a CDS encoding YafY family protein, with protein MYDPSMRVLTVLELLQTRETVTGAELARRLEVSPRTVQRYVARLQDLGIPVEGRRGVGGTYRLKPGFRLPPLMFTGEEALSLALGLQALRHLGLQALTPAAQAASAKLGRTLPHALRESVQALEGAVQLDASPWVVTTDAALLSRVLEAVRATRTVRFEYVSHRGEVTGRDVDVYRAVHLGGRWYAVGWCHLRGERRCFRLDRMRGLSVLELGFTPPDAFDALAYLRDTLTELPPTHGVSVWLAAPPEALAGRVSLWRTDLTPEDGGTRLRCQREDLEGFAAFLLGLGCAFRVDGPPELREVFGRLAGRCAAVGAGDTLAHDPEPGAP; from the coding sequence ATGTACGACCCCTCCATGCGGGTGCTGACCGTGCTGGAACTGCTGCAAACGCGGGAAACCGTGACGGGCGCGGAGCTCGCCCGGCGGCTGGAAGTCAGCCCGCGCACCGTGCAGCGGTACGTGGCGCGGCTGCAAGACCTGGGCATCCCGGTCGAGGGGCGGCGGGGGGTGGGCGGCACGTACCGGCTCAAACCCGGCTTCCGGCTGCCGCCGCTGATGTTCACGGGGGAGGAAGCGCTCAGCCTCGCGCTGGGGCTCCAGGCCCTGCGGCACCTGGGCTTGCAGGCCCTGACTCCGGCCGCGCAGGCGGCGAGCGCCAAGCTGGGCCGCACCCTGCCCCACGCCCTGCGCGAGAGCGTGCAGGCGCTGGAAGGCGCGGTGCAACTGGACGCCTCGCCCTGGGTGGTCACGACCGACGCGGCGCTGCTGTCGCGGGTGCTGGAGGCGGTGCGGGCCACGCGGACGGTGCGCTTCGAGTACGTCTCGCACCGGGGCGAGGTCACCGGGCGGGACGTGGACGTGTACCGCGCCGTTCACCTCGGCGGGCGCTGGTATGCGGTGGGCTGGTGCCACCTGCGCGGTGAGCGGCGCTGCTTCCGGCTGGACCGGATGCGCGGGCTGAGCGTGCTGGAGCTGGGCTTCACTCCACCGGACGCCTTCGACGCGCTCGCGTACCTGCGCGACACCCTGACCGAGCTGCCCCCCACCCACGGGGTCAGCGTCTGGCTGGCGGCCCCACCCGAGGCCCTCGCCGGGCGCGTTTCGCTGTGGCGCACCGACCTCACCCCCGAGGACGGCGGCACCCGGCTGCGCTGTCAGCGCGAGGATCTGGAGGGCTTCGCCGCATTCCTGCTGGGGCTGGGGTGCGCCTTTCGGGTAGACGGCCCGCCCGAGCTGCGGGAGGTCTTCGGGCGGCTGGCGGGGCGGTGCGCGGCGGTAGGGGCGGGGGATACACTGGCCCATGACCCAGAACCCGGTGCCCCCTGA
- a CDS encoding thymidine phosphorylase gives MTTTLTIPDLIRKKRDGAEHTRAELEQLVLGYTRGDVPDYQVSAWLMAVYLRGMTAQETADLTLVMADSGDQMDLAGLPRTVDKHSTGGVGDKTSLILTPMLAALGLTVAKMSGRGLAHTGGTIDKLESFPGWSPDLPEDRFLAQASEIGLALVGQTRDLAPADGKLYALRDVTATVDCLPLIASSIMSKKLASGAHTVVLDVKVGAGAFMRTLEDGRGLARAMVDIGTRAGRQVRAVLTDMDTPLGHMAGNSLEVQEALSTLRGEGPDDLTELCVALAVGALAAYGEDPAEAEARARATLTDGSALAKFRAFVEAQGGDTSLVDRPERLDVAPGRADVVAPAPGFVERLDALAVGRAVLVLGGGRERKGEAIDHGVGVEVLKKPGEAVEAGEPVLRLYHRDGRGLDAARRLLEEGLSVTETAPPPQPLILDRVN, from the coding sequence ATGACCACCACCCTCACCATCCCCGACTTGATTCGCAAGAAGCGTGACGGCGCAGAGCACACCCGCGCCGAACTCGAGCAGCTCGTGCTGGGCTACACGCGGGGCGACGTGCCCGACTATCAGGTCAGCGCGTGGCTGATGGCCGTCTACCTGCGCGGCATGACCGCCCAGGAAACCGCCGACCTGACGCTGGTGATGGCCGATTCGGGTGACCAGATGGACCTCGCGGGGCTGCCGCGCACGGTGGACAAGCACTCGACGGGCGGCGTGGGTGACAAGACCAGCCTGATCCTGACGCCGATGCTGGCGGCCCTCGGCCTGACCGTCGCCAAGATGAGCGGGCGCGGGCTGGCCCACACGGGCGGCACCATCGACAAGCTGGAAAGCTTTCCCGGCTGGAGCCCCGACCTCCCGGAAGACCGCTTTCTGGCCCAGGCGAGCGAGATCGGCCTCGCGCTCGTCGGGCAGACCAGGGACCTCGCCCCCGCCGACGGCAAGCTCTACGCCCTGCGCGACGTGACCGCCACCGTGGACTGCCTGCCCTTGATCGCCTCGTCCATCATGAGCAAGAAGCTCGCGTCCGGGGCGCACACCGTCGTGCTGGACGTGAAGGTGGGCGCCGGGGCCTTTATGCGGACGCTGGAAGACGGCCGGGGCCTCGCCCGCGCGATGGTGGATATCGGGACGCGGGCGGGGCGGCAGGTGCGGGCCGTGCTGACCGACATGGATACCCCGCTGGGGCACATGGCCGGGAACAGCCTGGAGGTGCAGGAGGCCCTGAGCACCCTGCGCGGCGAAGGCCCCGATGACCTCACCGAGCTGTGCGTGGCCCTCGCGGTGGGGGCGCTCGCGGCCTATGGGGAGGACCCCGCAGAGGCCGAGGCCCGCGCCCGCGCCACCCTCACGGACGGCTCGGCCCTGGCGAAGTTCCGCGCCTTCGTGGAGGCGCAGGGCGGGGACACCTCCCTGGTGGACCGCCCCGAGCGGCTGGACGTGGCCCCCGGCCGGGCGGACGTGGTGGCCCCCGCCCCCGGCTTCGTGGAGCGCCTCGACGCCCTCGCGGTGGGCCGGGCGGTCCTGGTGCTGGGCGGTGGGCGCGAGCGCAAGGGCGAGGCCATTGACCACGGGGTCGGCGTGGAAGTGTTGAAGAAGCCCGGCGAGGCGGTGGAGGCGGGCGAACCCGTGCTGCGCCTCTACCACCGGGACGGCCGGGGCTTGGACGCCGCCCGCCGACTGCTGGAAGAGGGCCTGAGCGTGACAGAAACGGCCCCGCCGCCCCAGCCCTTGATTCTCGACCGGGTGAACTGA
- a CDS encoding DUF4279 domain-containing protein translates to MENESQPLVRVYLSVTGDFDPLNFSELVGLRADRTARRGERDGARVVPRCDSWDLEMAERRTWDMEGVVDDLLARLAGHEAQINAVTRAHDLGVVLRIVAYWNPAESSAPAVTLSVQQIACLARLGAFLDVDLYAS, encoded by the coding sequence ATGGAAAACGAGTCACAGCCGCTGGTGCGTGTCTACCTGAGTGTGACGGGCGACTTCGATCCACTGAACTTCAGTGAGTTGGTGGGGTTGCGGGCAGACAGAACGGCGCGTCGCGGTGAGCGTGACGGGGCAAGGGTTGTGCCACGTTGCGACTCCTGGGACCTGGAAATGGCCGAGCGACGGACCTGGGATATGGAAGGGGTGGTTGACGACCTTCTCGCGCGCCTAGCTGGACACGAGGCACAAATCAACGCCGTGACCAGAGCACACGACTTGGGCGTCGTTCTGAGGATCGTTGCCTACTGGAATCCAGCAGAGTCCTCTGCACCGGCTGTCACCTTGAGCGTCCAGCAGATCGCTTGTCTGGCTCGGCTCGGAGCTTTTCTGGATGTGGATCTGTACGCATCCTGA